The Candidatus Zixiibacteriota bacterium DNA window TGACCGAGGGCAAACGCACCCGGCAGAGTCGATCCGTTTTCCTCATCGACCGAAGTCACGATAACCGTCGTAAAGGTCTTGTCGGTTTCGACCACGTCACCATCCATATTGGAGGTGACCTCGATATTCAAGTAGTCAGTTATAGTCTGCGACAAACCGTAGGGAACATTCAGTTCGACCGTGAAATCGACACTGCTTCCCGGTTCCACATAATCGGTGGTCGTCTCGGACATGATCGTGAACGGCCAGTCCTCGGTACTTTCGATATCGATATAGAAGAAATCCAGCCCGTCGCCTTCATTGGTGATAGTGAAAGTATACTCGATCACATCACCGGGAGAAGCCTGCTGGGCAGGCGGAACATCGATACCGATACCGATTTCCTGGGTAGCCGTGAGATCCGCCGTGGCGGTATCACCCATCTCGGTCCAGTAGATCGGATCGCCGAGAACCTGGGTAGTCGAGACACCGTTGATTACCAGCGTAATCAAATCACCTGAGTTGGCGCCGTCATCTTCATCGGTTCTGTTGTCATCGCGATAGATCGGCATAAACCCGTAATGGCCGGGGGTATGCACAACAAATGTTCCGCAATGGATACCATCCGGGTCATAGGCGTCGATTTTAGCACCGACCGGAATCGGTTCACCGTTTAAGAGGGTATAGTCGCTGAACACATTGATCCATTCCGGCGTCAGGACCACAGTCCCGCCGTCGGCCGAAAGACCGACCGCCAGAATCACAGTCAGGATCAGCGCACTCGCAATCATCCTTGGTTTCTTTAATGACATCTTCATAATATTAATGCCTCCACACACAACACTTTATATATGGCGGGCGGTTAGAAGGCCGCCCGCCAGTATATATTCCCTGTTTTATTTCATCAAGGTCATCTTCATCGACTTGGTATAGTCGCCGGCGTTCAGGCGATAGAAGTAGATACCGGAAGAGACTTTGCTACCGGCATCGGTCTCGCCGTTCCACTCGACCGTGTAGGCACCAGCGGACTGATGCTGATCGATCAGGGTGGTAACCTTTTCACCCAGGATATTGTACACAGTCAGGGTGACCTTGCAGTCACTCGGGATCTCATAAGCGATCGAAGTGACCGGGTTGAACGGATTAGGATAGTTCTGAGCCAGGTTGTACTGTTCCGGAATCACAGCGGAACCACCCGACTTCAGGTTGATATTGCCGACAAACGTACGGCTTCCGGTGCCCTCGAAAGTGAAGACCTCTTCGGACAGACGGCCGTCGATGCGGAGCTGGAACTCGTCGCCGACCTTCAGGCCAGCACCGTCTTCTTCAGCACCATAGACCGACATGAATCCGAACTTGCCTTCGGCCTGAGCCACACAGCTTCCAACCAGGCTACCGTTGAGATCGACAGCTTCGATCACGGTACCGGCCGGGAGCAGGTTACCTTCGACGATCACGGCTTCGCCGTAAAGGTCGTGCCAGATGTTAGTCGGGGTAACAGCATTCATGTTATTGGTATGCTGGTCGATACCTTCCTTGGCAAAGGCCGGATTATAGCAACCACCGTAAACAAGGTAGTCGTCGGCAGTCATCTTGATCCAGTAGCCAAAGAGCGGACGCAGCATAGTCAGAGTCGAGAATTCCTTCATCGTCGGGACATAGGTCTGCGCGCCGTTATCGAATCCGAGTACGACGATGACCTTATCGAGGATGCAGGCCAGGGCGTTATGGACCGAATCAGCCTCTTCAGGCAGGTAGGAAACCAGGTTCCAACCCATCTCGAGGGCGATCGGAGTCTCGGCATCAACACAAGCGCCTTCCAGATACAGGGTATCTTCGGCATCCATGTTGAACCAGTAGCCGTGCAGGTGATCCATATGCTTCAGGGTATTGAA harbors:
- a CDS encoding T9SS type A sorting domain-containing protein encodes the protein FNTLKHMDHLHGYWFNMDAEDTLYLEGACVDAETPIALEMGWNLVSYLPEEADSVHNALACILDKVIVVLGFDNGAQTYVPTMKEFSTLTMLRPLFGYWIKMTADDYLVYGGCYNPAFAKEGIDQHTNNMNAVTPTNIWHDLYGEAVIVEGNLLPAGTVIEAVDLNGSLVGSCVAQAEGKFGFMSVYGAEEDGAGLKVGDEFQLRIDGRLSEEVFTFEGTGSRTFVGNINLKSGGSAVIPEQYNLAQNYPNPFNPVTSIAYEIPSDCKVTLTVYNILGEKVTTLIDQHQSAGAYTVEWNGETDAGSKVSSGIYFYRLNAGDYTKSMKMTLMK
- a CDS encoding T9SS type A sorting domain-containing protein, whose protein sequence is MKMSLKKPRMIASALILTVILAVGLSADGGTVVLTPEWINVFSDYTLLNGEPIPVGAKIDAYDPDGIHCGTFVVHTPGHYGFMPIYRDDNRTDEDDGANSGDLITLVINGVSTTQVLGDPIYWTEMGDTATADLTATQEIGIGIDVPPAQQASPGDVIEYTFTITNEGDGLDFFYIDIESTEDWPFTIMSETTTDYVEPGSSVDFTVELNVPYGLSQTITDYLNIEVTSNMDGDVVETDKTFTTVIVTSVDEENGSTLPGAFALGQNYPNPFNPETMIHYSLEKSGHVRLEVYNILGQSSAVLVDNHQDAGDYSVVFNAESNGVSMPSGVYFYRLTVNENTLTRKMILMK